The following proteins come from a genomic window of Bacteroidales bacterium:
- the sufC gene encoding Fe-S cluster assembly ATPase SufC, translating to MLIIRNLKAKIEGKEILKGINLEVKPGEVHAIMGPNGSGKSTLASVIAGRDFAEITEGEVLFDGENLLSMPAEERARKGIFLGFQYPVEIPGVSMVNFLRTALNEHRKYKGLEPVSASDFLKLMRQKAELVEMDSQLTGRSVNEGFSGGEKKRNEIFQMAVLEPRLAILDETDSGLDIDALR from the coding sequence ATGTTAATTATCAGGAATTTAAAAGCAAAAATCGAAGGTAAGGAAATTCTGAAAGGAATCAATCTTGAGGTTAAACCCGGGGAAGTACATGCCATCATGGGCCCTAACGGGTCTGGGAAAAGCACTCTGGCCTCAGTAATTGCAGGGCGTGATTTTGCAGAAATAACCGAAGGAGAAGTGCTGTTCGACGGAGAAAACCTTCTTAGCATGCCTGCCGAGGAAAGAGCCCGGAAGGGAATCTTTTTAGGATTCCAGTATCCGGTTGAAATACCCGGCGTGAGCATGGTAAACTTTCTGCGTACGGCTCTGAACGAACATCGGAAATACAAAGGCCTTGAACCGGTTTCTGCCTCCGACTTCCTGAAGCTTATGCGCCAGAAAGCCGAACTGGTTGAAATGGACAGCCAGCTTACAGGTCGGTCGGTAAATGAAGGATTCTCCGGCGGCGAAAAGAAACGGAACGAAATCTTTCAGATGGCTGTTCTTGAACCGCGCCTTGCCATTCTGGATGAAACGGATTCCGGCCTTGACATCGATGCTCTGCGC
- the sufB gene encoding Fe-S cluster assembly protein SufB, protein MAVEQDQILDGLTKGEYKFGFYTDIETDVIPKGLNEDVIRMISEKKQEPDWMLEFRLKAYRHWLTMKMPRWAHLQIPEINFQDIIYYAAPKQKAKLASLDEVDPELKATFDKLGIPLEEQKHLAGVAVDAVMDSVSVKTTFKETLADLGIIFCSFSEAIREHPELVKKYMGSVVPYTDNYFAALNSAVFSDGSFCYIPKGVRCPMELSTYFRINAANTGQFERTLLIADTDAYVSYLEGCTAPMRDENQLHAAVVELVALERAEIKYSTVQNWYPGDREGKGGIYNFVTKRGICKGDYSKISWTQVETGSAITWKYPSVILRGNNTSGEFYSVAVTNNRQQADTGTKMIHIGKNSRSRIVSKGISAGHSNNSYRGLVKITKGAENCRNYTQCDSLLLGDKCGAHTFPYIEVDNQSSVVEHEATTSKIGEDQIFYCNQRGISTEDAVGLIVNGYAREVLNKLPMEFAVEAQKLLQISLEGSVG, encoded by the coding sequence ATGGCTGTTGAACAGGATCAGATATTGGACGGGTTGACCAAAGGAGAATACAAGTTCGGGTTTTATACTGATATCGAAACGGATGTCATTCCCAAAGGGCTGAACGAGGATGTAATCCGTATGATCTCTGAAAAGAAACAGGAACCCGACTGGATGCTTGAATTCCGCCTGAAAGCCTACCGGCACTGGCTTACCATGAAAATGCCCCGCTGGGCGCATCTGCAAATTCCTGAAATCAATTTTCAGGACATTATTTATTATGCTGCACCGAAGCAGAAAGCCAAACTGGCCAGCCTGGATGAAGTGGATCCCGAGCTGAAAGCCACATTCGACAAGCTTGGCATTCCCCTCGAGGAACAGAAACACCTTGCCGGCGTTGCTGTTGACGCTGTCATGGATAGCGTTTCCGTCAAGACCACCTTCAAGGAAACCCTGGCTGACCTTGGGATTATTTTCTGTTCCTTCAGCGAAGCTATCAGGGAACATCCCGAGCTGGTAAAGAAATACATGGGCAGTGTTGTTCCCTACACCGACAATTACTTTGCCGCCCTCAATTCAGCCGTATTCAGTGACGGGTCGTTCTGTTACATACCGAAGGGAGTCAGGTGCCCCATGGAACTCAGTACCTACTTCCGTATCAATGCGGCCAATACCGGGCAGTTTGAAAGAACTCTGCTCATTGCTGATACCGATGCCTACGTCAGCTACCTTGAGGGGTGTACTGCTCCCATGCGCGATGAAAATCAGCTTCACGCGGCGGTGGTTGAACTCGTTGCCCTTGAACGGGCTGAAATTAAATATTCCACCGTACAGAACTGGTATCCCGGCGACCGGGAAGGGAAAGGCGGTATCTATAACTTCGTCACCAAACGCGGCATCTGCAAAGGCGACTATTCCAAAATCAGCTGGACGCAGGTGGAAACCGGTTCAGCCATCACCTGGAAATATCCCAGCGTAATACTCAGGGGCAACAATACAAGCGGCGAATTCTATTCCGTTGCTGTGACCAATAACCGTCAGCAGGCTGACACCGGAACAAAAATGATTCACATAGGAAAAAACTCCCGCAGCCGGATTGTTTCAAAAGGAATTTCAGCCGGACACAGCAACAACAGTTACCGGGGCCTGGTGAAAATTACCAAAGGAGCCGAAAACTGCCGCAATTACACCCAGTGCGACTCCCTGCTTCTCGGCGACAAATGCGGCGCTCACACCTTCCCCTACATTGAGGTCGACAATCAGTCGTCAGTGGTGGAACACGAGGCAACTACATCCAAAATCGGCGAAGATCAGATATTTTACTGCAACCAGCGGGGCATCAGCACTGAAGATGCCGTAGGGCTCATCGTTAACGGCTATGCCCGCGAAGTGCTGAATAAACTTCCCATGGAATTTGCCGTGGAAGCACAAAAACTATTGCAAATATCCCTCGAAGGAAGTGTGGGATGA
- the thiL gene encoding thiamine-phosphate kinase translates to MDKDKRSLTPLSELGEFGLIRHLTENIRLKHPGTVKGVGDDAAVFDYSGKLVVVTTDMLAEGIHFDLVYTPLKHLGYKAIAANLSDVYAMNATPRQVLVSLAISGKFALEHLEELYQGIYLACEKYNVDLAGGDTNPSLTGLIISVTALGEVQKEDVVYRNGAKENDLICVSGDLGAAYLGLQILEREKKLFHAHPDLQPKLEAYEYILQRQLKPEPRRDIIEFLQRENLKPTSMIDISDGLSSELMHLCTSSGVGCRVYQEKIPVAEETARVAEELHLEPVTCALNGGEDYELLFTIPLEHYDKVRFREGISVIGHIVPAEEGMHLVTEAGENIPLRAQGWDGISRE, encoded by the coding sequence ATGGATAAAGACAAACGTTCTCTGACCCCGCTCTCTGAGCTTGGTGAATTCGGCCTGATCCGGCATCTTACGGAAAATATCCGGTTAAAACATCCCGGTACAGTAAAAGGTGTTGGTGACGATGCCGCCGTTTTTGACTACAGCGGGAAACTGGTGGTAGTCACTACCGACATGCTGGCCGAGGGGATTCATTTCGATCTGGTGTATACGCCGTTGAAGCATCTTGGCTATAAGGCCATTGCTGCCAACCTTTCCGATGTGTATGCCATGAACGCCACTCCCAGGCAGGTGTTGGTTTCGCTTGCCATTTCGGGAAAATTCGCTCTGGAACATTTGGAAGAGTTGTATCAGGGCATTTATCTGGCGTGTGAAAAGTACAACGTTGACCTGGCAGGGGGCGATACCAATCCTTCGCTTACTGGGCTGATCATCAGTGTTACGGCTTTGGGGGAAGTGCAGAAAGAGGATGTGGTGTACCGGAACGGGGCCAAAGAGAATGACCTGATCTGCGTTTCGGGAGATCTGGGAGCAGCCTACCTGGGACTGCAGATTCTTGAACGGGAGAAGAAGCTTTTCCATGCTCATCCTGATTTGCAGCCGAAGCTGGAGGCTTACGAATATATTCTTCAGCGGCAGCTCAAACCGGAACCACGGCGCGACATTATTGAATTTCTGCAGCGTGAAAACCTGAAGCCTACGTCGATGATCGACATATCCGACGGATTGTCATCAGAATTGATGCATCTCTGCACTTCATCGGGTGTGGGGTGCAGGGTGTACCAGGAAAAGATACCGGTAGCGGAAGAAACTGCCAGGGTAGCAGAAGAACTGCATCTTGAACCGGTTACCTGTGCGCTGAACGGGGGGGAAGACTATGAATTGCTTTTCACTATTCCTCTGGAACATTATGATAAAGTCCGTTTCCGTGAAGGGATATCCGTTATCGGGCATATTGTGCCTGCTGAAGAAGGAATGCATCTGGTAACGGAAGCCGGGGAAAACATCCCGTTGAGGGCGCAGGGATGGGACGGGATCAGCCGCGAGTAA
- the lpxA gene encoding acyl-ACP--UDP-N-acetylglucosamine O-acyltransferase produces MNTLASIHPNAKIGANVRIDPFAVIYEDVVIGDDTWIGPGAIIMDGARIGKNCRVFPGAVIAGIPQDLKFRGEYTTAEIGDNTTLREFVTVNRGTASKGKTVVGSNCLVMAYAHIAHDCNVGNNCIVGNSVGFAGEVVVEDWAIVSAMSGVHQFVRIGTHAFVQATSKVGQDVPPFVLAGRDPFRYMGLNVVGLRRRNFTPEKIEEIHEIYRYIYMRGMNRSQGVAAVERELPSSPERDLIINFIKNSQRGIIKGPFSKQDEDNEL; encoded by the coding sequence ATGAATACACTTGCCAGCATTCATCCCAATGCTAAAATCGGCGCCAATGTGCGCATCGACCCTTTTGCCGTCATTTACGAGGATGTGGTTATCGGTGACGATACCTGGATCGGACCGGGAGCCATCATTATGGACGGAGCCAGAATCGGAAAGAACTGCAGAGTCTTTCCGGGAGCTGTTATTGCTGGTATCCCCCAGGACCTGAAGTTCCGGGGCGAATATACCACGGCCGAAATCGGCGACAATACCACCCTGAGGGAGTTTGTAACCGTGAACCGGGGAACTGCTTCGAAAGGGAAAACCGTTGTGGGCAGCAACTGCCTGGTGATGGCCTATGCCCACATTGCCCACGATTGCAATGTGGGCAATAACTGCATTGTTGGCAACAGCGTAGGATTTGCCGGAGAAGTGGTGGTAGAAGACTGGGCCATTGTCAGCGCTATGTCGGGCGTTCATCAGTTTGTCCGCATTGGCACCCACGCGTTTGTTCAGGCCACCTCCAAGGTGGGACAGGATGTTCCTCCCTTTGTGCTGGCAGGCCGCGATCCGTTCCGATACATGGGACTCAACGTTGTAGGCCTGCGCCGGAGGAATTTTACCCCCGAAAAGATCGAAGAAATTCACGAAATCTACCGCTATATCTACATGCGGGGAATGAACCGGAGTCAGGGCGTGGCTGCCGTAGAACGCGAACTGCCCAGCTCGCCTGAAAGAGACCTCATTATCAACTTCATTAAAAACTCCCAGAGGGGCATTATTAAAGGCCCCTTCAGCAAGCAGGACGAAGATAACGAACTCTGA
- a CDS encoding bifunctional UDP-3-O-[3-hydroxymyristoyl] N-acetylglucosamine deacetylase/3-hydroxyacyl-ACP dehydratase: MEKQRTISRPVSLRSKGLHTGLEVELTFNPAPENHGIIFQRIDLPDKPLVHAFAEHVTETSRGTVLVEKGVKVATVEHVMAAIYGMRIDNLLITLNGPETPIMDGSSLRFVEALRQAGIIEQNAERRYFTVTEKIVYAEPEKGIEITLFPDDHLSIDVMIDYNSKVLGNQYATLSSLNEFESQVAMCRTFVFLHELEFLLKNNQIKGGDLDNAIIIIDRPVEQAELDRLAELFDKPKIHVKPEGILNNIDIHFPNEPARHKLLDIIGDLGLVGMPIQAKVVAKRPGHHANTQLAKILRNKIKEVKKKPAVPKVDFNKAPIMNVNQIMKLLPHRPPFLLVDKIYELSDTHVVGIKNVTMNEGFFVGHFPGDPIMPGVLQVEAMAQVGGVLALRQVPDPENWLTYFLKIESVKFKKMVVPGDTIVFRLDLAEPIRRGIVHMTGQAYVGENVVMEADMMALIEKVK, from the coding sequence TTGGAAAAACAACGTACAATATCCAGACCCGTTTCTTTGCGCAGTAAGGGGTTGCACACTGGTCTGGAAGTTGAACTAACCTTTAATCCGGCTCCGGAGAACCACGGAATAATTTTTCAACGCATTGATTTACCCGATAAGCCGCTGGTACATGCTTTCGCCGAACATGTTACCGAAACTTCCCGCGGTACGGTGCTCGTTGAAAAAGGGGTAAAAGTAGCTACGGTAGAACACGTTATGGCAGCCATTTACGGCATGCGTATCGACAATCTCCTGATTACGCTGAACGGACCGGAAACCCCTATTATGGACGGCAGTTCCCTGCGATTTGTGGAAGCTCTTCGCCAGGCCGGCATTATCGAACAGAATGCTGAACGCCGTTATTTCACCGTAACCGAAAAAATTGTTTATGCCGAACCGGAAAAGGGAATTGAAATAACCCTCTTCCCCGACGACCACCTGAGCATTGATGTGATGATCGACTACAATTCCAAAGTGCTGGGGAACCAGTATGCCACCCTTTCATCGCTCAATGAATTTGAAAGCCAGGTGGCCATGTGCCGCACCTTCGTTTTTCTGCACGAGCTTGAATTTCTGCTGAAGAACAATCAGATCAAGGGTGGGGACCTTGATAATGCCATCATCATTATCGACAGGCCCGTTGAACAGGCTGAGCTGGACCGCCTGGCCGAACTGTTTGATAAACCAAAGATTCACGTTAAGCCGGAAGGCATTCTGAACAACATCGATATCCATTTCCCGAACGAACCGGCCCGCCACAAACTCCTCGATATCATCGGGGACCTCGGATTGGTTGGCATGCCCATTCAGGCAAAGGTGGTGGCCAAGCGACCGGGACACCACGCCAACACCCAGCTGGCCAAAATCCTTCGCAACAAAATAAAGGAAGTAAAGAAGAAACCTGCTGTACCGAAGGTCGATTTCAACAAAGCCCCCATCATGAACGTCAACCAGATTATGAAGCTCCTGCCCCACAGGCCTCCCTTCCTTCTGGTGGACAAAATCTACGAACTGAGTGACACCCACGTAGTTGGCATTAAAAATGTCACGATGAACGAAGGCTTCTTCGTTGGCCATTTTCCCGGTGACCCCATCATGCCGGGCGTACTGCAGGTGGAAGCCATGGCACAGGTAGGGGGAGTTCTTGCCCTGCGGCAGGTTCCTGATCCCGAAAACTGGCTCACCTACTTCCTCAAGATTGAATCGGTGAAATTCAAAAAAATGGTGGTTCCGGGCGACACCATTGTATTCCGCCTCGACCTGGCGGAACCGATCCGTCGCGGCATCGTCCATATGACCGGCCAGGCCTATGTGGGCGAAAACGTTGTTATGGAAGCTGATATGATGGCCTTGATCGAAAAAGTAAAATAA
- the lpxD gene encoding UDP-3-O-(3-hydroxymyristoyl)glucosamine N-acyltransferase — MELTAQFIAEYLKGTVEGDPKAVVTRPARIEAGKPGTLCFLANPKYEPYLYTSRASVILINKDFQLQKPVSATLVRVDNAYQGIAMMLDLFNSEKGRPKGRSWRASIAFSAKVGKGTYVGPFAVIDKGARIGKNVRIYPQVYVGRNAEVGDNTILYPGVKIYHDCKVGKNCILHAGVVVGSDGFGFAPDENKVYKKIPQLGNVIIEDDVEIGANTTIDRATMDSTIIRKGTKLDNLIQIAHNVEIGENTVIAAQTGIAGSTKIGSRCVIAAQVGIVGHLKIGDDIIIGAQSGVTKDISTPGSMYLGTPAYEASESRKIYVVTRRLPELRQQIIDLQREVAKLKEIIEHQNKA, encoded by the coding sequence ATGGAACTTACTGCCCAGTTTATTGCCGAATACCTTAAAGGAACCGTAGAAGGAGATCCAAAGGCCGTGGTTACCCGCCCTGCCAGGATTGAAGCCGGAAAACCCGGTACTCTCTGTTTCCTGGCCAATCCCAAATACGAGCCCTACCTGTATACCTCCCGGGCATCGGTTATCCTTATCAACAAGGACTTCCAGTTGCAAAAACCTGTTTCAGCAACACTGGTGCGCGTCGACAATGCCTATCAGGGAATTGCCATGATGCTCGACCTGTTTAACAGTGAAAAAGGCCGCCCAAAAGGACGTTCCTGGAGAGCCAGCATTGCCTTCTCGGCAAAGGTTGGAAAAGGAACATATGTCGGTCCGTTTGCCGTTATTGACAAAGGCGCCCGCATTGGGAAAAACGTGCGGATTTATCCACAGGTATATGTAGGAAGAAATGCGGAGGTCGGAGACAATACCATTTTGTACCCCGGAGTTAAAATTTACCACGACTGCAAAGTGGGGAAAAACTGCATTCTCCATGCCGGCGTTGTAGTTGGTTCCGATGGTTTTGGCTTTGCCCCCGATGAAAACAAAGTGTATAAAAAAATTCCCCAGCTGGGCAATGTGATTATCGAAGACGATGTGGAAATTGGCGCCAACACAACCATTGACCGCGCCACAATGGATTCAACCATTATCCGCAAAGGAACCAAACTGGACAACCTGATCCAGATTGCCCATAATGTGGAAATAGGCGAAAACACTGTTATTGCTGCTCAAACCGGGATTGCAGGCTCCACAAAAATCGGAAGCCGTTGTGTCATCGCTGCCCAGGTAGGTATTGTAGGCCATCTCAAAATTGGTGATGATATCATTATTGGCGCCCAGAGCGGTGTTACGAAAGATATCAGCACACCCGGTTCGATGTACCTCGGGACCCCGGCCTATGAAGCTTCCGAAAGCCGTAAAATATACGTAGTCACCCGAAGACTTCCTGAGTTGCGGCAACAGATCATCGACCTCCAGCGCGAAGTGGCAAAACTTAAGGAAATTATTGAGCATCAAAACAAAGCATAA